A single genomic interval of Armigeres subalbatus isolate Guangzhou_Male chromosome 1, GZ_Asu_2, whole genome shotgun sequence harbors:
- the LOC134207626 gene encoding dihydropyrimidine dehydrogenase [NADP(+)] has protein sequence MSCASVLTSKDLPDIESLLALNPRVKSHGSLVPTTVTKVNKKHWKRNTDRSCTSCTPLTNDFSDIKHTTLSERAALREAARCLKCADAPCQKSCPTQLDIKSFITSIANKNYYGAAKAIFSDNPLGLTCGMVCPTSDLCVGGCNLQAAEEGAINIGGLQQFATEVFKRMGLTQIVPPNVVPLKFPNKKVALLGGGPASLSCATFLGRLGYKDITIYERRTYLGGLSSAEIPQYRLPIDVVDFEIQLVKDLGVKFETGRSLSTNDLTVKGLLDSGNDAVFLGIGLPQPKIDKIFEGLTPEQGFYTSKNFLPQVSDGSKPGLCACKATAAQSLPALSGNVIVLGAGDTAFDCATSALRCGARRVFVCFRRGNNNIRAVPEEVELAREERCEFIPFMAPKEVIMKDGKIAALEFFRTEQDDQGNWIQDPDQITRLKANFVISAFGSGLSDKETIDALSPVPLNRWNLPEVNPKTQQTSIPSVFCGGDLAGAAETTVESVNDGKTAAWYIHCYLQGISFDTTPQLPLFYTEIDNVDLSVEVCGVKFENPFGLASAPPTTATAMIRRAFEQGWGFAVTKTFALDKDMVTNVSPRIVRGVTSGHTFGPQQGAFLNIELISEKCADYWLTGVQELKRDFPSKVVIASIMCTYNKEDWTELAKKAEAAGADMLELNLSCPHGMGESGMGLACGQDSELVYNISLWVRAAVKIPFFVKLTPNITDIVSIAQAAQRGKADGVSAINTVQGLMSVKADTSPWPAVGVDKRTTYGGVSGNATRPQALRAVSLIGNKLPGFPICGIGGIDSADVALQFIQCGAPILQICSSIQNQDFTVVEDYILGLKALLYLKANPPPESLPWDGQSPPLQKLQKGKPVAPLKDDDGKPLLHFGEYKKKREEKLAQMRVENGPLWDPNADEGKVLRNGDVSNQTNTVPTIKDVLGAALPKIGSYKNLDNKKQVVALIDDDLCINCGKCYMTCADSGYQAIQFDSVTHLPHVTDDCTGCNLCLSVCPIIDCISMVPKKIPHVIKRGQLKNVAIHALSPSQ, from the exons AGCCTGCTGGCCCTCAACCCTCGCGTGAAATCCCATGGCTCCCTGGTGCCAACCACCGTGACCAAGGTCAACAAGAAGCACTGGAAACGTAACACCGACCGATCCTGCACGAGCTGCACCCCGTTGACCAATGACTTCTCGGACATCAAGCATACGACCCTGTCGGAGCGGGCTGCGCTGCGGGAAGCCGCCCGCTGTCTCAAGTGTGCCGATGCCCCGTGCCAGAAGTCTTGCCCAACCCAGCTGGACATCAAGAGCTTCATCACCAGCATTGCCAACAAGAACTACTACGGGGCTGCGAAGGCCATCTTCTCCGACAACCCACTTGGGCTGACGTGCGGTATGGTATGCCCTACCTCGGACCTGTGCGTCGGTGGCTGTAACTTACAAGCGGCCGAAGAGGGTGCCATCAACATCGGAGGACTGCAGCAATTTGCCACCGAAGTATTCAAGCGAATGGGACTAACCCAGATTGTACCCCCAAACGTGGTCCCGCTCAAGTTCCCGAACAAGAAGGTGGCTCTCCTCGGAGGAGGCCCAGCATCCTTATCCTGTGCCACCTTCCTGGGCCGTCTCGGTTATAAGGACATCACCATCTACGAGCGCCGTACCTATCTCGGAGGTCTTAGCTCTGCCGAAATCCCGCAATACCGTCTTCCAATCGACGTCGTCGACTTCGAAATACAGCTCGTCAAAGACCTGGGTGTCAAGTTCGAAACTGGGCGTTCTCTTTCAACCAATGATCTGACCGTCAAAGGTCTGCTTGACTCAGGAAACGACGCCGTATTTCTCGGCATTGGTCTTCCTCAACCCAAGATTGACAAGATATTTGAAGGACTTACTCCGGAGCAGGGCTTCTATACGTCCAAGAACTTCCTTCCGCAGGTCTCCGATGGTAGCAAGCCCGGTCTGTGCGCGTGTAAAGCAACCGCCGCTCAAAGCTTGCCTGCCCTTTCTGGAAATGTAATCGTCCTTGGCGCCGGCGACACCGCCTTTGATTGCGCAACATCAGCCCTACGCTGCGGTGCCCGTCGTGTGTTCGTCTGCTTCCGCCGAGGCAACAACAACATCCGCGCCGTTCCGGAAGAAGTTGAGCTGGCTCGCGAGGAACGCTGCGAGTTCATTCCGTTCATGGCCCCGAAGGAGGTAATCATGAAAGATGGAAAAATTGCTGCCCTTGAATTCTTCCGTACGGAACAGGACGATCAAGGCAACTGGATTCAAGATCCGGACCAAATTACTCGTTTGAAAGCTAACTTTGTTATATCTGCATTTGGGTCTGGATTAAGCGACAAAGAAA CTATCGATGCTTTAAGTCCTGTCCCGCTGAACCGCTGGAACCTCCCGGAGGTGAACCCCAAAACGCAACAAACCTCAATACCGTCTGTTTTCTGTGGAGGTGATCTGGCCGGAGCCGCTGAAACCACCGTAGAATCCGTCAACGACGGCAAAACAGCTGCTTGGTATATCCACTGCTACCTCCAGGGCATTTCCTTCGATACTACCCCGCAGCTCCCACTGTTCTACACCGAGATCGACAATGTCGACCTTTCGGTAGAGGTCTGCGGTGTTAAATTCGAGAATCCCTTCGGGCTGGCGTCAGCCCCTCCGACAACTGCCACTGCCATGATTCGTCGCGCATTCGAGCAAGGTTGGGGTTTCGCCGTCACCAAGACGTTCGCGCTCGACAAGGACATGGTGACCAACGTGAGTCCACGAATCGTACGAGGCGTTACCTCTGGACATACCTTTGGACCGCAGCAAGGTGCCTTCCTGAACATTGAACTGATTTCGGAAAAGTGCGCTGATTACTGGTTGACCGGTGTTCAAGAATTAAAACGGGACTTCCCATCTAAAGTAGTAATCGCCAGCATTATGTGCACTTACAACAAAGAGGACTGGACCGAACTGGCCAAGAAAGCGGAAGCCGCTGGTGCTGATATGCTTGAGCTGAATCTATCGTGCCCTCATGGCATGGGTGAATCTGGCATGGGTTTGGCCTGTGGGCAGGACTCAGAGTTAGTCTACAATATCTCATTGTGGGTTAGAGCAGCGGTTAAGATTCCATTTTTCGTCAAACTCACACCAAATATCACTGATATCGTGTCAATTGCCCAGGCTGCTCAACGCGGCAAAGCGGACGGTGTATCGGCCATTAATACTGTGCAAGGCCTAATGTCCGTTAAGGCTGACACATCGCCATGGCCTGCGGTTGGTGTCGATAAACGAACCACATACGGAGGAGTCTCCGGAAATGCAACCCGACCCCAAGCTCTAAGAGCTGTCTCGTTGATCGGCAACAAACTGCCTGGATTCCCAATCTGCGGTATCGGTGGAATTGACTCAGCTGACGTTGCGTTACAATTTATTCAGTGCGGAGCTCCGATCCTGCAGATATGTTCCTCGATTCAGAATCAGGACTTTACCGTTGTCGAAGACTACATCCTTGGTTTGAAAGCTCTGCTATATCTTAAGGCGAATCCTCCGCCAGAGAGCCTACCCTGGGACGGACAGTCTCCTCCACTGCAGAAGCTTCAAAAGGGCAAGCCTGTCGCTCCTCTCAAGGACGACGATGGAAAGCCACTGCTACACTTTGGCGAATACAAGAAAAAGCGTGAGGAGAAGTTAGCTCAGATGCGCGTAGAGAACGGTCCGTTGTGGGATCCGAATGCCGACGAAGGAAAAGTTCTTAGAAATGGAGACGTTTCGAATCAAACCAATACAGTGCCAACAATTAAAGATGTATTGGGAGCTGCTCTGCCAAAGATCGGCTCATACAAGAACCTTGATAATAAGAAACAAGTGGTTGCATTGATCGATGAT GACCTATGCATCAACTGCGGCAAAT